One window from the genome of Echinicola vietnamensis DSM 17526 encodes:
- a CDS encoding glycoside hydrolase family 16 protein, translated as MRRMFFIQLGAICTSWLLTGCGSGNTSNNATETPDSPYQGYELVWQDEFDIDGKPDSRFWSYEEGFVRNRELQWYQRDNANVKGGFLVIEGKREQVANPDYEENSRNWKKNRPHSEYTSASINTAGKKTFQYGIVEVKAKLDTALGMWPAIWTLGESKGWPANGEVDIMEYYRVDGQPTILANAAWAHEQKRAAWDEAKVPFSEFLKKDTSWPEKFHIWKMEWTPETIRLSLDGELLNEIDLATTLNPDGSNPFHQPHYILLNLAIGSNGGDPAKSEFPKEYLVDYVRVYQMK; from the coding sequence ATGAGAAGAATGTTTTTTATCCAGCTGGGAGCAATATGTACTTCCTGGCTCCTTACCGGGTGTGGCAGCGGAAATACCTCGAACAATGCAACAGAAACCCCTGACTCACCTTACCAAGGGTATGAGTTGGTATGGCAAGATGAATTCGATATCGATGGAAAGCCTGACAGCAGGTTCTGGTCTTACGAGGAGGGCTTTGTCCGGAACCGGGAACTGCAATGGTACCAAAGGGACAATGCCAACGTTAAGGGAGGATTCCTGGTGATTGAAGGAAAAAGGGAACAGGTGGCCAATCCTGACTATGAAGAAAACAGCAGGAACTGGAAGAAAAACAGGCCCCATTCCGAATACACTTCCGCCAGCATCAATACGGCCGGAAAAAAGACCTTTCAATATGGAATAGTAGAAGTAAAGGCCAAGCTGGATACTGCCCTGGGCATGTGGCCAGCCATATGGACCCTAGGAGAATCAAAGGGCTGGCCAGCCAATGGGGAAGTGGATATCATGGAGTATTACCGCGTTGATGGGCAACCGACCATTTTGGCGAATGCCGCCTGGGCACACGAACAAAAAAGAGCGGCTTGGGATGAAGCAAAGGTGCCCTTTTCGGAATTTTTGAAAAAAGACACCAGTTGGCCGGAAAAGTTTCACATCTGGAAAATGGAGTGGACACCTGAAACTATCCGTCTTTCCCTGGACGGGGAGTTGCTCAACGAAATAGATTTGGCCACCACATTGAACCCTGATGGCAGTAACCCCTTTCACCAGCCCCATTATATTCTATTGAACCTGGCCATTGGTTCCAATGGTGGCGATCCTGCCAAGTCCGAATTTCCAAAAGAATACCTGGTGGATTATGTAAGGGTGTACCAAATGAAATAA
- a CDS encoding glycoside hydrolase family 43 protein translates to MIRTTILAMACLISITALGQHAKQQRFSPGKIWEDTEGTHINAHGGGMLFHNGTYYWFGEHKTAGRGGNRANVGVRCYSSQDLYNWTNEGVALPVAAEGSGSDIEKGSVIERPKVIYNASTGKFVMWFHLELKGQGYNAARTGVAVSDRPEGPYTFLRSLRPNAGTWPVNFPEPWKSKEVTEADLEAWSPAWRKEVAEGLFIRRDFGTGQMSRDMGLFVDDDGKAYHIHSAEENLTLHISELTDDYLGFTGKWAVMEPAGHNEAPALFKKDGKYYMVTSGCTGWDPNAARSFVADHIMGPWKSLGNPAKGEGASITFDSQSTYVLPVQGKEDAFIFMADRWEPQNAIDGRYVWLPIEFNEGKPELKWHEEWSLDFFDQ, encoded by the coding sequence ATGATAAGGACTACTATACTGGCCATGGCCTGTTTGATCAGTATCACAGCGTTAGGTCAACACGCAAAACAGCAGCGCTTTTCTCCTGGAAAGATATGGGAGGATACGGAAGGAACACATATCAATGCCCATGGTGGCGGAATGCTTTTCCATAACGGAACCTACTATTGGTTTGGAGAACATAAGACCGCCGGCAGGGGCGGAAACAGGGCCAATGTGGGGGTGAGGTGCTATTCATCCCAAGACCTATACAACTGGACCAATGAGGGGGTAGCCCTGCCGGTCGCAGCCGAAGGAAGCGGTTCGGACATTGAAAAAGGGAGCGTCATTGAAAGGCCAAAGGTCATCTATAACGCTTCCACTGGGAAATTTGTGATGTGGTTCCATCTTGAACTCAAAGGTCAGGGCTATAATGCCGCACGTACAGGGGTGGCCGTCAGTGACCGACCGGAAGGTCCCTATACCTTCTTGAGGTCACTGCGGCCCAATGCCGGTACCTGGCCGGTAAATTTTCCCGAACCTTGGAAATCTAAAGAAGTGACCGAAGCGGACCTGGAAGCTTGGAGTCCTGCATGGAGAAAGGAAGTGGCCGAGGGATTGTTTATCAGACGGGATTTCGGTACCGGGCAGATGTCGAGGGACATGGGACTTTTTGTCGATGATGACGGAAAGGCCTACCATATCCATTCCGCAGAAGAAAACCTTACCCTGCACATTTCAGAGCTGACCGATGACTACCTCGGATTTACCGGGAAATGGGCAGTGATGGAACCGGCCGGCCACAACGAAGCACCTGCACTCTTCAAAAAGGACGGGAAATACTATATGGTCACCTCAGGCTGTACCGGTTGGGATCCCAATGCGGCACGTTCCTTTGTGGCAGATCACATCATGGGGCCATGGAAGTCCCTGGGGAACCCCGCAAAAGGGGAAGGGGCCTCCATTACCTTCGATTCCCAAAGTACCTATGTCCTTCCTGTCCAGGGCAAGGAAGATGCCTTTATCTTTATGGCCGATCGTTGGGAACCGCAAAATGCCATTGATGGCAGGTATGTCTGGTTGCCCATTGAATTTAACGAGGGGAAGCCAGAGCTGAAATGGCATGAGGAGTGGTCTTTGGATTTCTTCGATCAATAA
- a CDS encoding RagB/SusD family nutrient uptake outer membrane protein, giving the protein MMMNIKQMIPLLALLLACACVEDVLDRRMDTNYTEEQVFSSYTTIRNFGIGIYSHLPAGFDRFGGGTLASATDDALHSGQDGQVQQLAHGNWGAFSNPDDQWGNLYDGIRKANLFLENSVDFENTILRDTITEQGKQTYQTQVNDLGWLRAEAHFLKAFFYFELTKRYGEVPIIEEVLDLEDVVGYERRPYGECVDHMLSELELAMEGMRDTWEGYDENRMLGRATTGAAMALKTRILLYAASPLHNPENDPSKWQSAARAAYEVINSGRYGLFDNYGNLFRSSDNTEIILSRRYAASNSLERSMYPVGFTGALGGTNPSQNLVDAYQTINGLSITEDERYDPQHPYQNRDPRLKMSILTHGASYKGRPLEIWRGGLDGPGRARATKTGYYQKKYVDENLDLLQNRTSVHAWIYFRYGEILLNYAEAMNEVHGPDGTSEMMPWSAREALNALRARPGVGMPPVTADGKEAFRTMVRNERRVELAFEEHRYWDVRRWMTGMDLFNSAVRGVQVEKISENEFSLEYVEVDDRFFAPQMNLYPIQADEINKSKGSLSQTPGW; this is encoded by the coding sequence ATGATGATGAACATAAAACAAATGATACCGCTGTTGGCACTGTTGCTTGCCTGTGCATGTGTGGAAGATGTGCTGGACAGGAGAATGGATACCAATTACACCGAGGAACAGGTGTTTTCCTCCTATACCACTATAAGGAATTTTGGAATAGGCATTTACAGCCACCTTCCGGCGGGCTTTGACCGTTTTGGCGGGGGCACATTGGCCTCGGCAACCGATGACGCCCTGCATTCCGGACAGGATGGCCAAGTACAACAACTGGCACATGGCAATTGGGGCGCCTTTTCCAACCCAGATGACCAATGGGGAAATCTCTATGATGGGATCAGAAAGGCCAACCTGTTTCTGGAAAATTCCGTGGACTTTGAAAATACCATCCTGCGCGATACCATTACAGAACAGGGCAAGCAGACCTATCAGACACAGGTAAACGACCTGGGATGGTTAAGGGCAGAGGCACATTTTCTAAAGGCTTTCTTTTATTTTGAGCTGACCAAAAGGTACGGTGAAGTGCCCATTATTGAAGAGGTGTTGGACCTAGAGGACGTGGTCGGATATGAGCGCCGTCCGTATGGGGAGTGTGTGGATCATATGCTGTCCGAACTGGAACTGGCCATGGAAGGAATGAGGGACACTTGGGAAGGATATGACGAAAACAGGATGTTGGGCAGGGCGACCACTGGGGCAGCCATGGCCCTTAAGACAAGGATCCTACTTTATGCAGCCAGTCCGCTCCACAATCCGGAAAATGATCCTTCCAAATGGCAAAGTGCGGCCCGAGCGGCATATGAGGTGATCAACAGTGGCAGGTATGGGTTGTTTGATAACTATGGCAACCTGTTCAGGAGCAGTGACAATACAGAGATCATTCTATCCCGCCGATATGCGGCTTCAAATTCCCTGGAGCGGAGCATGTATCCTGTAGGGTTTACCGGGGCTTTGGGCGGCACCAATCCCTCCCAAAACCTGGTGGATGCCTATCAGACCATTAATGGCCTTTCCATCACTGAAGATGAACGTTACGACCCCCAACACCCTTATCAAAATAGGGATCCCCGCTTGAAGATGTCCATCCTGACACATGGAGCAAGCTATAAGGGCCGACCATTGGAAATTTGGCGAGGGGGATTGGATGGTCCGGGAAGGGCCAGGGCTACCAAAACGGGATATTACCAGAAGAAATATGTGGATGAAAACCTCGACCTTCTGCAGAACAGGACCAGTGTCCACGCCTGGATTTATTTCAGGTATGGAGAGATATTGTTGAACTATGCCGAAGCCATGAACGAGGTACATGGTCCTGATGGAACTTCTGAAATGATGCCCTGGTCAGCAAGAGAGGCACTGAACGCGTTAAGGGCACGGCCCGGCGTAGGGATGCCCCCTGTAACTGCCGACGGCAAGGAAGCGTTCCGCACCATGGTCAGGAACGAACGGCGGGTGGAACTGGCATTTGAGGAGCATCGGTATTGGGACGTGAGAAGGTGGATGACCGGAATGGACCTCTTCAACAGTGCTGTACGAGGAGTACAGGTGGAGAAAATCTCCGAGAACGAGTTCTCTTTGGAATACGTGGAGGTGGATGACCGTTTCTTTGCCCCTCAAATGAACCTCTATCCCATCCAGGCGGACGAAATAAACAAATCGAAAGGAAGCCTATCCCAGACACCGGGATGGTAA
- a CDS encoding SusC/RagA family TonB-linked outer membrane protein gives MKNSLISYIKQPGTRMMAVGCLLAASVTISFPSMSQSMAPSIAMERDSVKMENTAIPASYGRNTHIAYGTERALRVTGSMATINGESLQKTFVPTLSNTLFGRLPGLTVMHGSGEPGYDEPNLLVRGLGTMNDATPLVMVDGFEASFDQLSAYEIESVSVLKDAAAVALYGMRGANGVLLVTTKRGSAGDTQIRFTARTGFQKPTRLPDFVNAYQYASLYNEALSNDGLPLRYSDEQLEGHRTGTDPYLYPDVNWYDQVLQQSAPISDYNLTFSGGSDNARYFILLGYLQNQGLYANTDGDRKENSNAHFERVNFRSNIDVALSPKVAASLDFGGRIEDRYFPNYNGAALWENMARYPAGAFPVRNPDGSWGGTTIYPDNPVASVLGRGYTSSHDRNIMANLRLSEDLGDFVPGLRFSQALGINNWHRGNYNRTRNLAFYELLPGEGTEDYRYIQRGLDTGFTVDESGNDQWNRLSVQLGLDYRKNWDSSDLLAMLMYHQDVLFVGGNNVPYAQQRLMGRLSYGVKDTYFTELAFSYSGSERFEKGSRFGFFPALSAAWLASNEDFLKGNNVLTFLKARASVGLAGNDQFGGSRFAYTQDFYYSGDYRLGADNNSIGTIVEGPLANPDIGWEKDLKFNFGLDGQLFQKLDVSLDLFYNRRNNIPIDGSNIFPGYLGVTAPYLNFGTVHNRGFEVNLLYNGDFHNGGYYLGGSVSYAKNKIMDMQEMTYPESYMQRTGHPIGQPFGWLSDGFYQEDDFNADGSLRDGVVSSAFAPARPGDIKYRDLNGDGTVDQNDETSIGNPWQPKVNYSFTLGMNYKGFDLEALFYGLAGRDVALNGTYFWALQDDANIGVNALGRWTPETAGSATYPRLTTLSDPHNYRPSDFWQESGNVLRLRNVELGYTFPESLTEKISVDRVRVFANAVNMLTWDKMEMVDPESYGGYPPLKSFNLGLSVQF, from the coding sequence ATGAAAAATTCATTAATCAGCTATATAAAACAACCGGGAACACGGATGATGGCAGTGGGGTGCCTGTTGGCAGCATCCGTTACCATTTCTTTTCCTTCCATGTCCCAATCCATGGCTCCAAGCATTGCAATGGAGCGGGATTCGGTAAAAATGGAAAATACCGCAATTCCCGCTTCCTATGGAAGGAACACCCATATTGCCTATGGTACCGAACGGGCACTCCGGGTTACGGGATCGATGGCAACCATAAACGGTGAGTCCTTGCAGAAAACCTTTGTGCCCACCCTGAGCAATACGCTCTTTGGCCGGCTCCCTGGCCTTACGGTCATGCACGGTTCGGGGGAACCGGGCTATGACGAGCCCAATCTATTGGTCAGGGGCCTAGGGACCATGAACGATGCCACTCCCCTGGTCATGGTAGATGGTTTTGAGGCTTCGTTTGACCAGCTTTCCGCCTATGAAATCGAAAGTGTATCCGTACTCAAGGATGCCGCAGCAGTAGCTCTGTACGGTATGAGGGGAGCCAACGGCGTATTGCTGGTGACGACCAAGAGAGGAAGTGCAGGGGATACACAGATCCGTTTTACCGCTAGGACCGGGTTCCAAAAACCCACCAGGTTGCCCGATTTTGTCAATGCCTACCAATATGCCAGCCTTTATAACGAAGCCCTTTCAAACGATGGCCTTCCATTGCGTTATTCAGATGAACAGTTGGAAGGCCACCGGACCGGGACGGATCCCTACCTTTATCCGGATGTCAACTGGTACGATCAGGTGCTGCAGCAAAGTGCTCCCATAAGCGATTATAACCTTACCTTTTCCGGTGGAAGCGACAATGCCCGATATTTTATCCTGTTGGGCTACCTGCAGAACCAGGGGCTGTACGCCAATACCGATGGGGACAGGAAGGAAAATTCCAATGCCCATTTTGAACGGGTGAATTTCCGGTCAAATATCGACGTTGCCCTTTCTCCCAAAGTGGCCGCATCCCTGGATTTTGGGGGTAGGATAGAAGACCGGTATTTTCCGAACTATAATGGGGCAGCCCTGTGGGAAAACATGGCCCGCTATCCGGCAGGTGCATTTCCGGTAAGGAATCCCGATGGTTCCTGGGGGGGCACCACCATTTACCCGGACAATCCCGTGGCTTCCGTACTGGGCAGGGGATATACTTCCTCACATGACAGGAACATCATGGCAAACCTCAGGCTTTCCGAGGATTTGGGGGATTTTGTTCCCGGCCTACGGTTTTCCCAGGCACTGGGGATCAACAATTGGCATCGCGGGAATTACAACCGGACCAGAAACCTGGCGTTTTACGAACTTTTGCCCGGAGAGGGCACAGAAGATTACCGCTATATCCAGCGGGGGCTGGACACAGGTTTTACCGTGGACGAAAGCGGGAATGACCAATGGAACAGGTTGAGTGTACAGTTGGGATTGGACTATCGCAAAAATTGGGACAGCAGTGACCTTTTGGCCATGCTCATGTACCACCAGGACGTACTCTTCGTAGGAGGAAACAATGTGCCCTACGCACAGCAACGCCTCATGGGAAGGTTGTCATATGGTGTAAAGGATACCTATTTCACCGAACTGGCCTTTTCCTATAGCGGTTCGGAGCGGTTTGAAAAAGGGAGCCGCTTTGGGTTCTTCCCGGCCCTGTCGGCAGCTTGGCTGGCCAGCAACGAGGACTTCCTGAAAGGGAACAATGTGCTTACATTTCTTAAAGCCCGTGCCTCGGTAGGCCTTGCCGGCAATGACCAATTTGGCGGAAGCCGGTTTGCCTATACCCAGGATTTCTACTATTCGGGGGACTACAGGCTCGGGGCCGACAACAATTCCATCGGCACCATTGTGGAGGGCCCCTTGGCAAACCCCGATATCGGATGGGAAAAGGACCTTAAGTTCAACTTTGGCCTGGATGGGCAATTGTTCCAAAAACTCGATGTCAGCCTAGACCTGTTTTACAACAGGCGGAATAATATCCCCATTGATGGTTCCAATATCTTCCCAGGTTACCTGGGCGTAACGGCTCCCTACCTGAATTTTGGCACCGTGCATAATAGGGGCTTTGAGGTCAATCTGCTTTATAACGGTGATTTCCACAATGGCGGATACTACCTGGGCGGTAGTGTATCCTATGCGAAAAACAAGATTATGGATATGCAGGAAATGACCTATCCCGAATCCTATATGCAGCGGACAGGCCATCCCATAGGGCAACCCTTTGGCTGGCTGTCAGATGGCTTTTACCAAGAGGATGATTTCAACGCCGATGGCAGTCTTCGGGACGGGGTGGTGTCGTCGGCCTTTGCACCGGCCAGGCCAGGCGATATAAAATATAGGGACCTGAACGGTGACGGAACCGTCGACCAAAACGATGAGACGTCCATTGGGAACCCTTGGCAACCCAAGGTAAACTATTCCTTTACCCTGGGGATGAACTACAAGGGATTTGATCTGGAAGCCCTGTTCTACGGATTGGCAGGAAGGGATGTGGCCCTTAACGGGACCTATTTCTGGGCCCTCCAGGACGACGCCAATATCGGTGTGAATGCCTTGGGGAGATGGACGCCCGAAACAGCCGGATCCGCCACATATCCAAGGTTGACCACACTTTCCGACCCACACAATTACCGGCCTTCGGATTTTTGGCAGGAATCGGGAAATGTCCTGCGCCTGAGGAATGTGGAGCTGGGCTATACCTTTCCCGAAAGCCTTACGGAAAAAATCAGCGTGGACAGGGTAAGGGTGTTTGCCAATGCGGTAAACATGTTGACCTGGGACAAAATGGAAATGGTAGATCCGGAAAGTTATGGGGGATATCCACCGTTAAAGTCATTTAATTTAGGATTGAGTGTCCAGTTTTAA
- a CDS encoding RagB/SusD family nutrient uptake outer membrane protein — protein sequence MMKAIKRTILYMGMATACLLSYACDDEFLGKPESNDVSIEDIFSNRVQAESFLWETYNSCMPLGFPIDWGKHNGMYASMLMAASDEGDVYDTWPSSNDHNTGVWSTADNREDDFGTHYKGIRNTWIFIENVDMVPDIPDSEKQQLKAEAMVLMGLQYHELMKRYGAVPLVTEVLSASGDIMLPRNTYGECVEFIVHNCETAAEVLPDSYPSEFMGRITRGVALALKARVLLYAASPLHNTDAPYLPGEETLTGYGDYDGQRWQRAAAANKAVLDWAAENGTHLVRASEDPAANYRAAVEVQGNPEMLLANQSNGWWGAWSPMFQQFVMPRGIYGGWYGHGVTLNHANQYHTLSGEDQVWEDQGTYAEFTSKMQAMEPRFQYSVFYSGSKWNDEIGTREFFKRTDGTWSDGAPVNGVGYMKKYLGRGNWGGGQFHWMVFRLAEFYLNYAEALNEASPLDPMAIEALNAIKERAGIPAIDAADPRYNTQDKLREEIKRERAIELAFEEHRFFDVRRWRIAGQEGVMSGQMWGLNLYEQEAGNLVYRREPFESRVWEDRMYLYPIPQSEIDKGYLQQNPGW from the coding sequence ATGATGAAAGCCATAAAAAGAACGATATTATATATGGGAATGGCCACAGCCTGTTTACTGTCGTATGCCTGCGATGATGAATTTTTGGGCAAGCCGGAAAGCAATGATGTATCCATAGAGGACATCTTTTCCAATAGGGTGCAGGCCGAATCCTTCCTTTGGGAAACCTATAACAGCTGTATGCCACTTGGATTTCCCATTGATTGGGGAAAGCACAATGGTATGTATGCTTCCATGTTGATGGCCGCAAGTGACGAAGGGGACGTGTACGATACCTGGCCTTCCTCAAATGACCATAACACCGGGGTCTGGAGCACCGCCGACAACAGGGAAGATGATTTTGGCACACACTACAAGGGGATAAGGAACACTTGGATTTTTATCGAAAATGTGGACATGGTACCCGATATTCCCGATAGTGAAAAACAACAGCTAAAAGCTGAGGCGATGGTCCTGATGGGACTACAATACCATGAACTCATGAAACGGTATGGGGCAGTGCCATTGGTGACCGAAGTGCTGAGTGCCTCTGGCGACATCATGCTGCCGAGAAATACCTATGGGGAATGTGTCGAATTTATCGTCCACAATTGTGAAACTGCCGCCGAGGTGCTTCCAGACAGCTATCCATCGGAATTCATGGGGCGGATTACCAGAGGGGTGGCCCTGGCACTCAAGGCACGGGTACTGTTGTACGCGGCCAGTCCATTGCACAATACCGACGCACCCTATCTGCCGGGGGAGGAAACCCTGACCGGCTATGGGGATTATGATGGGCAACGGTGGCAAAGAGCGGCAGCGGCCAACAAGGCCGTTCTCGATTGGGCAGCTGAGAACGGGACCCACCTGGTACGGGCTTCAGAAGATCCGGCAGCCAATTATCGAGCGGCCGTAGAGGTACAGGGCAATCCGGAGATGTTGCTGGCCAACCAGTCCAATGGATGGTGGGGTGCATGGAGCCCCATGTTTCAGCAATTTGTCATGCCCCGCGGGATCTACGGGGGATGGTATGGACACGGAGTGACCCTGAACCACGCCAACCAATACCATACCCTTTCAGGGGAGGACCAGGTATGGGAAGACCAGGGCACCTATGCCGAGTTTACCTCCAAAATGCAGGCCATGGAGCCTCGCTTCCAGTATTCTGTATTCTATTCAGGTTCAAAATGGAACGATGAGATCGGGACGAGGGAATTTTTTAAGCGTACGGACGGTACCTGGTCGGACGGTGCCCCGGTCAATGGAGTAGGCTACATGAAAAAGTACTTGGGAAGGGGCAACTGGGGCGGTGGCCAGTTCCATTGGATGGTCTTCCGTCTGGCAGAGTTTTACCTGAATTATGCCGAGGCCCTAAACGAAGCCAGTCCCCTGGATCCGATGGCCATCGAAGCGCTGAATGCCATCAAGGAAAGGGCAGGTATCCCGGCCATAGATGCCGCAGACCCACGATACAATACCCAGGATAAGCTCAGGGAAGAAATCAAACGGGAAAGGGCCATTGAACTGGCCTTTGAGGAACATCGGTTTTTTGACGTGAGGAGATGGAGGATTGCAGGACAGGAGGGAGTCATGAGCGGCCAGATGTGGGGACTAAACCTATATGAACAGGAAGCCGGGAACCTGGTGTACCGTAGGGAGCCATTTGAGTCTCGGGTATGGGAGGACCGCATGTACCTGTACCCAATCCCGCAGAGCGAAATCGATAAAGGTTACCTACAGCAAAATCCAGGTTGGTAA